The Cloeon dipterum chromosome 3, ieCloDipt1.1, whole genome shotgun sequence genome includes a region encoding these proteins:
- the LOC135940199 gene encoding cuticle protein 8-like, whose protein sequence is MAFVKVLAVVALAAAANAGLAPVAYGGYAAAAPAYGYGRAYAAAPAYAAQAYAAPAYATQAYAAPAYAAQTYAAPAYATRAYAAPVAAAYHAAPAVATYAAPAVVKQPVDYYSHPQYQFEYAVHDAHTGDVKSQSEHRDGDVVKGQYSLLEADGTTRTVDYTADAHNGFNAVVTKSGHASHPAPVVHKAVAPVAVAHAAPVLAHAAPAYAYGGAYHH, encoded by the exons ATGGCTTTCGTTAAG GTCCTGGCCGTCGTGgccctcgccgccgccgccaacgccGGTCTGGCCCCAGTCGCCTACGGAGGCTACGctgccgccgcccccgcctacggATACGGCCGTGCCtacgccgccgcccccgcctacgcCGCCCAGgcctacgccgcccccgcctacgcCACCCAGGCTTACGCCGCTCCCGCCTACGCCGCCCAGAcctacgccgcccccgcctacgcCACCCGTGCCTACGCTGCCCCCGTCGCCGCCGCCTACCACGCTGCCCCCGCTGTTGCCACCTACGCCGCTCCCGCCGTCGTCAAGCAGCCCGTGGACTACTAC AGCCACCCTCAGTACCAGTTCGAGTACGCCGTTCACGATGCCCACACCGGTGATGTGAAGAGCCAGTCCGAGCACCGCGACGGAGACGTCGTCAAGGGCCAGTACTCTCTGCTCGAGGCCGACGGCACCACCCGCACCGTCGACTACACCGCTGATGCCCACAACGGATTCAACGCCGTCGTCACCAAGTCCGGCCACGCCTCTCACCCCGCTCCCGTCGTCCACAAGGCCGTCGCCCCCGTGGCCGTCGCCCACGCCGCCCCCGTCCTGGCCcatgccgcccccgcctacgcCTACGGAGGAGCCTACCACCACTAA